A genome region from Leguminivora glycinivorella isolate SPB_JAAS2020 chromosome 13, LegGlyc_1.1, whole genome shotgun sequence includes the following:
- the LOC125232323 gene encoding uncharacterized protein LOC125232323 has product MTDNITQRKKIPQTVTPADDDVVTPMDPLQSLSSEMSRLHETIAGLRVDLTTRLDELNSKLASYEQRISSLDTLEKENALLKATETEAQSHLRNELEISGLEETPGENPYHLAMTAAVKIGVELHDSDLSYVTRVGPKLRPQNIDDQDNETPLRRPLVVSFTRRVKRDEFLKQARARRSVKSKDIVGDLGSDRTVYVNERLTAEGRRLFRNARTFASDHGYKYCWVNHGTIFIRKKDANAGSPAIRINCDDDLNGLLRTANPPHPDSS; this is encoded by the coding sequence ATGACGGACAACATTACGCAACGAAAAAAGATCCCCCAGACTGTGACCCCTGCTGATGACGACGTTGTCACGCCTATGGACCCTCTTCAATCTCTTTCTTCGGAAATGAGCCGACTCCATGAGACCATTGCGGGACTGCGAGTAGACTTAACAACCCGTCTAGACGAACTAAACTCAAAGCTGGCGAGTTACGAGCAGCGGATTAGCTCGCTAGATACTCTGGAAAAGGAAAATGCGCTTCTCAAGGCCACCGAAACCGAAGCTCAGAGCCACCTAAGGAATGAGTTAGAGATCTCTGGCCTTGAAGAGACCCCGGGTGAAAATCCCTATCATTTAGCTATGACCGCAGCCGTGAAGATTGGCGTTGAACTACACGATTCGGACCTCAGCTACGTGACAAGGGTAGGGCCTAAACTTAGACCCCAAAATATTGATGACCAGGATAACGAAACCCCCCTGCGACGCCCTTTAGTAGTATCTTTCACTCGGCGAGTTAAACGGGACGAGTTTTTGAAACAGGCGAGGGCCCGCCGCTCCGTAAAAAGCAAAGATATAGTAGGTGACCTGGGGTCCGATCGTACGGTCTACGTGAATGAAAGACTCACCGCCGAGGGTCGGCGGTTATTTCGTAACGCTAGAACATTCGCGTCCGACCATGGATATAAATACTGCTGGGTCAATCACGGAACCATATTCATTAGAAAGAAAGACGCAAATGCTGGTAGCCCCGCCATACGAATCAACTGTGATGACGACCTCAACGGCCTCCTCCGCACGGCAAATCCACCGCACCCCGACTCATCCTAA